cttaacttccttgtttaagggggaggttacagCGGAAATCTCGCACTGACCACTCCGTCCGTAACGGCAGGTTATGTGGGACGACGAAGAGATGCGGGCCTGAGGcgagtcgggacccacgcgtcggttggggcgtagcccgacAACCGACCGAGGAAAAGTTTGTCCaggaacaggtgttgccggcccacgcccgggggctactgtcgcaccagtggcacccggggtaccaccgttgcacgacgcgtgggtcgcatcgctgagttcccgggaggatctcacccTGGGCAGCAAtgtgcaggctgcccggcaagctaccagcccggcagggctagcggggcttcggggaataatcccgcctgggcacctcccgggaaggcacttgccggaAGGAGGTGTTCCCGAGCGCAGGTTCCTGacgtgagggcggggccgagcgagcagagcagtggggccacgtgggcgcgtgccaggcgcccagtgtgcagtttcatcatggcaaggagtgaagcgcacggcgcatttaatgagccgacaggaggggcgttatccgtctagtcgggcgaacagtggctgtccagtcctattttttaggccCTAAACCCCTAGCcacggggttggcgctcatgcatgcatgccagcgcaccaaggaggagctgcccgagctccttgctcgccacttgtaaaccatgcgccgtggcacctgtggtatccccttagctataaaagaaggacccccgccaacggtcaaagggttcgttTCTGGTTGGATTTTTCCTGATTGGTTCGTTGGTTCGATTGTTGAGCCAACTCGTAGTGCAACACTGGCAGTATCCCGAAGTAGCaaagaacacttagccaaaaagagaccacccgggggctcccccggcaacctgtaaaacaGCCGATCTCACAGTAATACAAGCTcggacaagcaggacgtagggttttacaccgcaaggtggcccgaacctgggtaaaaagcgtgTGCATGCGTTCTTGGTAGGTTCTTACGCGTCGCATtggtcccgccggcgatcgccggagcgatccccgtagcccactgccgaacctaaaaagggggtgcccgcgcatccccggtgtcggaaccccgtgcgacgacactgACACTTACTCCGCCTGCCTGTTCAGGGACGAGGCATCATCGGTGCGGAGACGGGGGGCCTTGCTATGGCCTCCGCCTGGTGGTTGCCCGTTTCAGGGGTTTTGGTGCTCTCGTCAAGGATGTTGATGCAGACACACATCCAAGAAATTTGGCATCAACaacgtcttcttcctccggtgTGTACACGGAGGCGTTTTGCTCCGGCAGTCTGCTCGTTTGCTGGTGGCAGCCAGCAGTTCGCTCGTCAGTGGCGGCACGCAACTTGGTCAGCAGCAAGGTAGATGCATGCTAGGGCACGTGTCAGCTCGAGATGTTTCACTGGACGCATGGTCCTTGTTCAGCCAAATGAAGGGCACGTGTCCTTGAGCCTGGTTGCagattttatatatttttgtgtcCTTCAGTCGTATCGGGTTGTAATTTGTGGGTTCTGTGGACCCACTTGCTTTTAAAACTAAGCAGGGACTcttaaaaaaactactccaTCTTTCAACGTCTACTATCTaatatgtcttttttttatcatattAGAATATCATCTCGAGAATCACAATAATCAAAGAAGATATAGCTAAGTGATAGATCATGTGTCAGGCATGCATGACCACCGTCTCCTTTAATTCATACTCTCTCCCTTTGAATTTATAAGGAATCCAacaatatatcttttgtgcCGCAATAAGCTCATATTAATAATGCATTTTTGTTCAaaatttggcataaaattTCGTGTGGGCCTTGTAAACccaaacggagagagtacctAGTGTGGATTTCTTTTTTACCTTTTATTGTCATTTTTGTGACACATTTAACAGAATTTCTACAAACTTGTGAGACAAATTAGCTCATCTAGCGTTGTTTGTTTTCTCATTTTCCTCCGCTTATGATAGGCCGGCCCCGACGTCAGTCCTATGTCTTTCCTGCGCCCTTCTCCCTACATTGCTTGTGCAAGCTAGAGTACCCCAGCGGACTTGGCCTTTCTTGAGCTGAGTGAacatttgcattgcattgcattggtTCTCATCAATTACCGGCAATCAACGATGCTGGGGAGCTGCTCTTCGTCAGCTGCATGCATTGATTGACTGCCAAGAAATCTTCAGTTGCTTGGGCGGTTTCGTTCGGCCTGGCAGAGCTCGTGGTACGTATCCATTCGTAGCTTGCCGGCGGTACGACGAGTGTGGCGGCCTGCCGGAGTGTGCCACTGAGCCAAGCTAAGCGAATTGTGGTGTCTCGATCAGGGCAAGTTAAAGATAGTTGCCGGATTGTCAAGTTCATGCTACATATATTTTCTTCAGGGTGCGGACCAAAAAACTTTCGAAATTTATAACGAGTGAACGTTCGCTTTTTAGTTTCTCGGAACGAACGTTCTGCTGGCCATCGGGACTGTGGCTATGCGTGCAACGTGCCTTCTTCGGTcacaactttagttctgtgaTGTGGCAACTTTAATATTGTGGGGTGAAAACTTTAGTCTGCAAGGGTGAAAACTTTAGTTCCGTGTGATGTCAACTTTACCATGTCGCGTCACAAAGTTAGGAAACGAACATTTAGTTCCGCGGGATGTCAACTTTAATACTGTATGGACGACAACTTTAATTTGTGAGATGAAAATTTTAGTTTTGCATGGATGACAACTTTTTCCGCTGAACTCATGGAGCCAACCACTGCAACTTTCTAGCATAACCCAACGATATTAAATATGAATAATATGCTAAAATTAAAGGGCTCAAAAAATTGGTTGTCAGCAACTCAGCACTGCAGACACGTGATGACTTGAATGCCAGCACATATTTTTATGGACGTCTCGACCTGATGGTTGCTGACACCACGCAGTAACCGGTAACgcccgtttgttttttctttcaggaAAACCGGTGACGCAGACTATGAAGGCACATCGGCGCCGCTTCtgtttttgtgttttgttCCTCAAAATCTCAAATAGACAAAAGGATAGACACATACTGTATACTCCACACCGTACAGCTAGCCGACGGGTAGTATACGTCTCTGGAAACTTTACAGTCGCTCGCCCGACAATGGCCGTCTCGCCTCTCGCAGTGCTCCTCCCGCCCCTCCTCGCCTTCGTGGTATCTCTCTTGTACCTCCTTCGTTCggcgaagaacaagaagaagcccGGCTCGCCGCACGACGGACGTCAAAGCAGGCGCCTGCCCCCGTCGCCCGGCCGCGGGCTGCCGCTCATCGGCCACCTCCATCTCCTGGGCTGAGCTCCCTCCCGCACCAGCCGCTCCGGACCCTGGCCGCGGCGCACGGCCCGGTGATGCTCCTCCGGCTCGGCCGTGCGCAGGCCGTGGTCGTGTCctcggctgccgcggcagaggaggTGATGAGGACCCGCGACCTGGCCTTCGCGAGCCGCCCGCTGAGCCCCATGGCGGAGCGGGTGCGGGTCGGTCTTCTACgggcgcgacgtggccttcgCGCCCTACGGTGAGTACTGGCGCCAGGCGCGCCAAGGACACCGAGATCCTGGGCTACCACGTGCCGGCGCGCACGCGGATCATCATCAACGCGTGGGCCATCGGGCGCGACCCGGTGGCGTGGGAGCGCGCGGAGGAGTTCGTGCCGGAGAGGTTCCTGGATAGCGGTCGTAACGTGAACTACGAGGAGCCGGGCTTCGAGATGATACCGTTTGGAgccgggaggagggggtgCCCCGGCGTCGGCTTCGCCGGGGTGACAATGGAGATGGCGCTTGCGAGCTTGCTGTACCATTTCGACTGGGCGCCGCCGGGCGGGACGCCGCTGGACATGCGCGAGCTGCCCGGGCTCTCCGTGCGGCTCAAGTCCGGCCTGTCCCTCGTCGCCAAACCGCGGTTAATTCTTgtccaacaaaaacaaatgtatCTATTGTTAAAAATCTTCTAGATGCACGTAATATCTCgacgagaattatgaaacCGAGAAAGTACGTAAGTCTGAGTCTAGTTTTTGTGGGCGTTGCATCATGCATTTCTACCCTGCGTGGAGGAGGTGATTATGCGCGATTGTAAGAACTTGGTCTCGTAATCAATAAAGCTCACCAGTTCTTGAAATAGAATTCTGGGATTTTCTACTCCCACCGTTTTAAAATAAGTGAATCtacgtcatttattttgaaacggagagagtattttattagaagaaaaaaatgtcatgGAGTGTTCATTATAGTCATTACATCTGGATTCAAATGGATAAATGATGATAAATCAGTTAGgaatctaaaaaaaactgtgttCTCTTATTGTATACGGAGTAGCGAGAAACCCATGGAGTCAGCACATATCTAGATCAACACGTAATCAGAGGACGGTTTTagaaacagaagaaaagaaaagaaaacgaacaGTACAGAAAAGCAGCTGCGTTTGAAGTTTCAGGCCCAAAAGAGGCCCATCAAACGGGTGGCCATCTTCTCGGGCCGTCTGCTTCGCGTCGCGCCGGCCTTGCGGCCCAGACGTGACCAAGTAAAATTAACGGTGGCCTATACGCATGTATTTCATGGCGTCTCGGgtgcgtccttgaggtcgtaTGCCTGGAGGATCCCGCCGCAGTCCTTGAGCGGCTCCTTGCGGAAGAAGGCGATGGGGTTGGCGTAGCGTGTGCCCTGCTGCTTGAGGCCGTTGTTGCGGGTGAGCGGCACCCGGGCGCGGTCGCGGAACTCCTCGATCTCGGAGCAAGCCGGGTCGGGGCTCCTGGCCAGCAGCACCTCGCAGATCTCCTCCTGGTGGTCCTGGTCGATGTCGATCTTGTACCACCCGTACTGGTCCGTCGTCGCCTCCGCCTTCAGCTTGCTGTCGCCGCCGTTGAACGGCCTGCAGTCCACCGCCACCGTCGCCCCTGCATAATCCGGCTTCGCTTGCTCATCCGGTGTCGATCGGGAGGAATTCATTAATCCAAGGTTGATTTGGTTACCTCCGATGTTCTTAGAGACGTTGGTCTCGAAGCCGGCGCGGCAGGGGTCGCAGTAGACGCGGCCCGTGACGACGAAGCCGCCGGGGCCCTTCTCGTAGGCGGAGGCCACGCCGGCGagggccagcagcagcagggaggCCAGGAGCGGCCTGGCGAGCATGCAACGCGTCATGGTGTCGACCGATCGGGTATAATTGATGGCGAGGGGAAATTAAGGAGGTGTTCGGGAGCAGTGATCGAGCCGGCGATGGGGATTTATTGGCCCGTGCTGGGGTGAGCCCAGGGAGTCGGGAGGCCGAGCTCGTTTCTAGGCGCGGGAAGAGCGCCAAGCGCTTcgtctcttctttctttctcagtCTCAGAATAGCCACATCAACCGATTGTCTGATTTACCTTACGTGTATTAATGCATGTACCTGGGGTCAAAATTTCTATAGTTTAGTCTGGTTTAGGTATCGTACGGGAATTTTTTTGTCTCAACCACACAAAATTTGTTACTCCGTAcatgtactccgtagtaatACTGTACAGTAGTTCATATTATGCTAGGATCAGACGAAGGCTGCCAGCACTTGATCGCAGCTCGTTGGATGTGAGTTTTCTGCATATGCCTTTGTTAGCTGCTGGAGTGCTGTAGTGCAAAATTGGTGCACCCAAACCAACAGAATTTCAAATGGAGCGGGATCTGGAAGATGGTGCAGGATGCTGCACGAGCACGATGGCACCCATGGCAAATCACAGAATTTCAGAGGATGTTCATGCCTTGTGCAATGTGCTGCTTCAGTAATTCACACACTTGTACCAGCAGACCTAACAGCAGCAAGTTCTGACCATCACACGTACTGCATCCCTGCTAAGAGCATGTTTCCACCAATACGAGGAACACAAGGAATACTCGTTAGGAACAGTTGCACCGTAATAATGGCGTTCCGTAAACAAACGCTCGATTCATCAAAGTGAAGTTAAACAAGAGATTGAGCAATCTTTGCCTTCCAGTCAAAGgtgaaaaaccaaaaaagcAAATCTCTACATGATAGTAATGTCCAGTTTTGCTGGGCATTGCAAATTCCACATAAACAGCCGCCGACAGCAAAGtcattacttttttttttctgagttCTCTACTGTGGGACCAACCACATCATGCAGGTTCGGTCCAAATCACTGGGCAGAACGACCTAAAATCATTGCACAGATTAAACCTTACTCTTCTGGTCTTCGATTTTCTTCTGGAACGATGTGAACCATTGCTTCCAAGCTGCATCTCCTTGTTGCTCAATCCACGACAAGAAACAACTGTCTAACAGGCAGAACAAGTTCACGTAAAGCAGTTGGTACCGCACGGGGATGAAGCGGAAGTTTGCGATCTGCACGGCTGGCCAGATGGCTCCGCCTAAAACTAGAGCAGGAATAATATCCCTCTTCACATCATCCTTCACCTGCTCTACACTCCTTCCTGAAGCAAGACCCACATAAGAGAAGAACAGCGCGAGATCAAGCGGTCCAAACAGTAGACCATCTGCTGCAACTTTCGTTGCAACAAATTTGAATGAACTACGCTGATATCTCCGCCGCACAAAACGATCCAAGTATTCATACCTAGGTGACAAAAATGAGTACAAGTCATATGACAGCTTGTTTCAGGAAATGAGAAACTGTTGCTCCAAAAATCATGGAGATTTCGCTTAACCTACAGAGTGCACAAAGCAAAACGAAATTGTGGAATCACCACTCATAACAGAACACAATAAGGTGGGAGCGACAGTAGAAGTTTGTCACAAGGTCCCTATTGTGTATTAGATTACATGCTCTTGTTAAGAGATGTCACACGCCACTACTATTCCCAGTTCAAAACCTTCTAGCCAAATGAAAATTTAGAACACTAACCACAAGTCCAATTAGGTCAACAGCTACTTTGGCTCCAAAAGGTGATGTGAGGACCATGTCGATTGCTTGATAGCACAGCTTAACAATGTTCAGTAAGAGAAGCCACTATTGATACGCCCAAAGCATATGTAATGGAAGTGTCTTAAATTTTCCGTGATGCCATTCATATTTATATGTCATCAACTAGATCTAATAACCTAACAGGAGAACATAAGTGCAGGATGATGATTACTAAATATGTCTTCCATTTAGCCCTTTATTATTATACTCATCTTTCTTGACATTtagtccctccgtcccaaattaactgacgtggatatgtatagattcttatagaaatccacgtcagttaattcgggacggagggagtacatggcAATGTGTTTGTGGCCCTCTTGAGGTCATTAATCTGCAGTCTGCACCATGTGGTGGCTGTCTGTGAGGCTGGAGGATGGTGTGCGCTGTCAAATTTTGCGTTGTTCATGCTGCGAAAGCTCTAGTAAACTCTTACCAACATATGATAATAAAGGAGACCAGAACAAAGTTAAGCATGGCATCATCTGCTCATGCCCGATAACAAATTCTGAGGAACTACTAACCAGTAATGTCCAACTGGTCCAACAAAAGCAAATCCAAAGGAGCTTGTGATGCCAACACGCTTCCAGTCCACTTTGAACTCTTTATCTTTATCCTGAAAAGGTAACAGAGCTTTGTTAAGTGGATAACAATGAAATTGCAGAATGAGGAAACTTTTCAGCAGAcatgctaaaaaaataaactacCCCGAAAGTTCGAATGAAGTTTTGGTCTAAAAATACCTTGTATGTTTTCAGATTGAAAGATTGCTTTACTCTAAAGCTAAAATATCATATGATGGCTACACTTTGATATTTAAAACAATGAAGACTGATGGCTTAGACATCAGAATTGCTGAGAATGTTTTACGTCCTTTCTATTTTATGAGATCCAAAAAACTGCAGAGAAAAATAAGAGAAACAATCCATGATAAGGTCAACAACAACCAAAAGGTCAACAGGTAATAATTCACGTGCTCAGCAAATTCTTTTTCAGTGTCCATATAAAGTTACTTGACTCAAAGTAAACATCCATCCGTGTTGGAGACATCAAGCACATCGTGCATTGCATGCAGCTGTAGTGTTCTCTATCCTGAACGAGTGTGAAGTGACGATTGCATAAGAGATAAGGCAAGGTTTAGCTGAGGCAAGTGTGTGCTTGTTTGTATAATATTCAATAAGAGGATCAATACAAGTCACGCTGCATCCAATTCTATTTTCCTGCATGGTATCAGATATCATATCCACTTCCTAAATTCTCCTCGGTCACGCTTCTCCCCCGTGGCAAgcacttcctcctcttctaaCCCCTTTGCCAATCCTCTGCGGCTCTGCCTCAACCTGCCACCCATTCTTCCTCCATGGTCCAGCTCATGAATATTCACACTCACGTCCCGATGACCTTAGAGATGACCAAGTCGAACCTCAGCGCCTGTAGCA
The Brachypodium distachyon strain Bd21 chromosome 2, Brachypodium_distachyon_v3.0, whole genome shotgun sequence genome window above contains:
- the LOC100838374 gene encoding protein Mpv17 codes for the protein MRRLWRWYQQCLSSHPVRTQVVSSGILWALGDIGAQAVTHNSGARSHHQVDNPQDKDKEFKVDWKRVGITSSFGFAFVGPVGHYWYEYLDRFVRRRYQRSSFKFVATKVAADGLLFGPLDLALFFSYVGLASGRSVEQVKDDVKRDIIPALVLGGAIWPAVQIANFRFIPVRYQLLYVNLFCLLDSCFLSWIEQQGDAAWKQWFTSFQKKIEDQKSKV
- the LOC100836543 gene encoding pollen allergen Phl p 11; this translates as MTRCMLARPLLASLLLLALAGVASAYEKGPGGFVVTGRVYCDPCRAGFETNVSKNIGGATVAVDCRPFNGGDSKLKAEATTDQYGWYKIDIDQDHQEEICEVLLARSPDPACSEIEEFRDRARVPLTRNNGLKQQGTRYANPIAFFRKEPLKDCGGILQAYDLKDAPETP